In Chrysoperla carnea chromosome 2, inChrCarn1.1, whole genome shotgun sequence, the following proteins share a genomic window:
- the LOC123293230 gene encoding lissencephaly-1 homolog produces the protein MKMVLSQRQREELNKAIADYLSTNGYMDALEAFKKEADMPGEVERKFGGLLEKKWTSVIRLQKKVSELEMKLSEAEKEFIEGAPTRSKRSPNEWIPRPPEKYCLTGHRAPVTKVIFHPIFSIMVSASEDASLKVWDFETGEYERTLKGHTDSVQDIAFDHTGKLLVSCSADMSVKLWNFSQTYECMKTMHGHDHNVSSVAFMPAGDFVVSSSRDKTIKVWEVSTGYCVKTYTGHAEWVRMVRPSPDGFYIASCSNDQTVRVWMTNSKECKVVLRDHDHVAECIAWAPDSSFNEINESSSKDNKKSVGSYQGPFLASGSRDKTIRVWDVAIGVCVFTLIGHDNWVRGIVFHPAGKFLISASDDKTLRVWDIRNRRCAKTLEAHKHFCTSVDFHKTHPYVITGSVDHTVKVWECR, from the exons ATGAAAATGGTGTTGTCACAACGGCAGAGGGAGGAGCT AAACAAAGCTATCGCTGATTATTTAAGTACCAATGGATATATGGATGCTTTAGAAGCATTCAAAAAGGAAGCCGATATGCCTGGTGAAGTTGAACGTAAATTTGGTGGTTTGCTTGAAAAGAAATGGACGTCAGTTATTCGTTTGCAAAAAAAAGTCTCAGAATTAGAAATGAAACTATCCGAAGCCGAAAAAGAATTTATCGAAGGTGCACCAACCCGTAGTAAACGATCTCCGAATGAATGGATTCCACGTCCACCAGAAAAATATTGTCTTACGGGACATCGAGCGCCTGTcacaaaa GTTATATTTCATCCTATATTTAGTATAATGGTTTCGGCAAGTGAAGACGCTTCACTCAAAGTGTGGGATTTCGAAACTGGTGAATATGAGCGAACTTTAAAAGGTCACACAGATTCCGTACAAGATATTGCATTCGATCATACTGGTAAACTTTTAG TATCTTGTAGTGCAGATATGTCAGTGAAATTATGGAATTTTTCACAGACATATGAATGTATGAAAACGATGCACGGTCACGATCATAATGTGAGTAGTGTGGCATTTATGCCAGCTGGTGATTTTGTCGTTTCATCGTCGCGAGATAAAACAATTAAAGTGTGGGAGGTATCCACTGG gtactgtGTTAAAACATATACAGGCCACGCAGAGTGGGTTCGTATGGTAAGACCTTCCCCCGATGGTTTTTATATTGCATCATGCTCAAATGATCAAACAGTTCGAGTTTGGATGACAAATAGCAAAGAATGCAAG GTTGTATTACGTGATCATGACCATGTTGCCGAATGTATTGCATGGGCACCAGATTCATCATTCAACGAAATAAATGAATCTAGTTCAAAGGATAATAAGAAGAGTGTTGGTTCATATCAAGGACCATTTTTGGCATCTGGTTCAAGAGATAAAACAATACGTGTATGGGATGTAGCAATTGGtgtttgtgtatttacattaaTTGGTCATGATAATTGGGTACGTGGTATTGTTTTTCATCCAgctggtaaatttttaatatcagcTAGTGATGATAAAACATTACGAGTATGGGATATTCGTAATCGACGTTGTGCTAAAACACTCGAAGCGCATAAACATTTTTGCACATCTGTTG atttCCATAAAACTCATCCGTACGTAATTACTGGCAGCGTCGATCACACAGTCAAAGTGTGGGAATGTCgctaa
- the LOC123294267 gene encoding PRKR-interacting protein 1 homolog — translation MNDEITPPDHKNNEEKVTKVRNLADLQRMKLEKLMKNPDKPVIIPEKPKTKNVPPVPDFVRNVMGSSAGAGSGEFHVYRHLRRKEYARQKFIQEMSKREQLEFEYQEKLENNRRLAEEKTAKKRAKRLKKKAKMKNKKRKTNNQQQKIEKSDSESESDSGNEGTDEETEKLEKQDENKVRGESEEHEKQESKEESENKVSNKTEAPSNSMEEKEVASTESDNVKSVHNTISKVEKTSNEPKVEENLPESKNEIEVE, via the exons ATGAATGACGAGATTACTCCACCAgatcataaaaataatgaagaaaaagTTACTAAAGTTCGAAACTTAGCAGATCTTCAACgaatgaaattagaaaaattaatgaaaaatcct GACAAACCAGTTATAATACctgaaaaaccaaaaacaaaaaatgttccacCAGTCCCAGATTTTGTTCGAAATGTTATGGGATCTAGTGCCGGAGCCGGTTCGGGTGAATTTCATGTTTACCGACATTTACGTCGCAAAGAATACGCTCGACAAAAATTCATCCAAGAGATGAGTAAACGTGAACAATTAGAATTCGAATAtcaagaaaaattagaaaataatcgTAGATTAGCTGAGGAAAAAACGGCTAAAAAACGTGCAAAACGATTGAAGAAAAAggcgaaaatgaaaaataaaaaacggaaaacaaataatcaacaacaaaaaattgagaaaagtgATTCGGAAAGTGAAAGTGATTCTGGAAATGAGGGCACTGATGAAGAAACTGAAAAACTAGAAAAACAGGATGAGAATAAAGTAAGAGGCGAATCGGAAGAGCATGAAAAACAAGAGAGCAAAGAAGAAAGTGAAAAtaaagtaagtaataaaacaGAAGCGCCTTCAAATTCAATGGAGGAAAAAGAAGTAGCTTCGACAGAATCTGACAATGTTAAAAGTGTACATAATACGATTTCGAAAGTAGAAAAAACTTCGAATGAACCCAAAGTTGAAGAAAATTTACCTGAATCGAAGAATGAAATTGAAGTAGAATAG